In one window of Vibrio sp. DW001 DNA:
- the ptsI gene encoding phosphoenolpyruvate-protein phosphotransferase PtsI, which yields MISGILASPGIAFGKALLLQEDEIVLNTHSISDDQVEAEVKRFYEARDKSAYQLDIVKQKALETFGEEKEAIFEGHIMLLEDEELEAEILTLVKHDKMHVDNAIYTVIEEQAVALESLDDEYLKERATDIRDIGSRFVKNALGINLVSLSNIDEEVILVAYDLTPSETAQINLDYVLGFACDIGGRTSHTSIMARSLELPAIVGTNNVTAQVKNGDMLILDAINNKIIVNPSETELTEARSIRDTFIAEKEELAKLKDLTAITTDGHRVEVCGNIGTVKDCDGIIRNGGEGVGLYRTEFLFMDRTSLPTEEEQYQAYKEVAEAMEGEAVIIRTMDIGGDKDLPYLDLPQEMNPFLGWRAIRISLDRREILRDQLRGILRASAHGKLRIMFPMIISVEEIRELKQAIEEYKAELRAEDLAFDEEVEIGVMVETPAAAAIAHHLAKEVSFFSIGTNDLTQYTLAVDRGNELISHLYNPLSPAVLTVIKQVIDASHKEGKWTGMCGELAGDERATLLLLGMGLDEFSMSGISIPSVKKIIRGADYAEVKAMADEALEMATAAEIEAHVEKFIAEKSIC from the coding sequence ATGATTTCCGGCATTCTAGCATCTCCTGGTATTGCTTTTGGTAAAGCACTACTTCTTCAAGAAGACGAAATTGTTCTAAATACTCACTCAATTTCTGACGACCAAGTTGAAGCTGAAGTTAAACGCTTCTACGAAGCACGTGATAAATCCGCGTATCAACTTGATATTGTCAAACAAAAAGCTCTAGAAACATTTGGCGAAGAAAAAGAAGCCATTTTCGAAGGCCACATCATGTTGCTTGAAGACGAAGAGTTAGAGGCAGAAATTTTAACACTCGTAAAACATGACAAGATGCATGTTGATAATGCAATCTATACGGTTATTGAAGAGCAAGCGGTAGCACTAGAATCTTTAGATGATGAATATCTAAAAGAACGCGCAACAGATATCCGCGATATCGGTTCACGTTTTGTTAAAAATGCTCTTGGCATTAACCTCGTCTCTCTTAGCAATATCGATGAAGAAGTCATTCTTGTCGCTTACGACCTAACCCCTTCTGAAACAGCACAAATCAACCTAGACTACGTATTGGGTTTTGCATGTGACATTGGTGGGCGTACATCACACACATCCATTATGGCTCGCTCTTTAGAGCTTCCAGCTATTGTTGGTACAAACAATGTCACGGCTCAAGTTAAGAACGGTGACATGTTGATTCTAGATGCAATCAACAACAAAATTATTGTTAACCCTTCTGAAACAGAGCTTACTGAAGCGCGAAGTATCCGTGATACTTTCATCGCAGAAAAAGAAGAACTAGCAAAACTAAAAGATCTTACCGCTATTACTACTGATGGCCACAGAGTTGAAGTATGCGGTAACATCGGTACTGTTAAAGATTGTGATGGTATCATTCGTAACGGTGGTGAAGGTGTGGGTCTATACCGTACTGAATTTCTGTTTATGGATCGTACTTCTCTACCAACAGAAGAAGAACAATACCAAGCCTATAAAGAAGTTGCTGAGGCAATGGAAGGCGAAGCCGTTATTATCCGTACTATGGATATAGGTGGTGATAAAGACCTCCCTTATTTAGACCTACCCCAAGAAATGAACCCATTCCTTGGTTGGCGTGCCATTCGAATCAGCTTAGATCGTCGTGAAATTCTTCGTGACCAACTTCGCGGTATTCTACGCGCCTCTGCGCATGGCAAACTTCGTATCATGTTCCCAATGATCATCTCTGTTGAAGAGATTCGTGAGCTTAAACAAGCAATTGAAGAGTATAAAGCTGAACTTCGTGCTGAAGACTTAGCGTTTGACGAGGAAGTTGAGATCGGCGTTATGGTCGAAACTCCAGCAGCAGCGGCAATTGCACACCATTTAGCAAAAGAAGTTTCTTTTTTTAGTATTGGTACTAACGACTTAACCCAGTATACTCTAGCTGTAGACCGTGGTAATGAACTGATTTCTCACCTATACAATCCACTATCGCCTGCTGTATTAACTGTTATCAAGCAAGTGATTGATGCCTCTCACAAAGAAGGTAAGTGGACTGGTATGTGTGGTGAGTTGGCTGGTGATGAACGCGCAACTCTACTTCTTCTGGGTATGGGCCTAGACGAATTTAGTATGAGTGGTATTTCAATTCCTAGCGTTAAGAAAATAATCCGTGGTGCGGATTACGCAGAAGTTAAAGCTATGGCTGATGAAGCTTTAGAAATGGCGACTGCGGCAGAAATTGAAGCTCATGTTGAAAAATTTATCGCAGAAAAATCCATCTGCTAA
- a CDS encoding HPr family phosphocarrier protein: MYQKQVEITAENGLHTRPAAQFVKEAKSFDADITVTSNGKSASAKSLFKLQTLGLVKGTVVTLSAEGPQAQAAVDHLVALMDTLE; the protein is encoded by the coding sequence ATGTATCAAAAACAAGTAGAAATCACTGCGGAAAACGGTCTTCACACTCGTCCAGCGGCTCAGTTTGTTAAAGAAGCTAAATCATTCGACGCAGATATCACTGTGACTTCTAACGGTAAAAGCGCTAGCGCAAAAAGCTTATTCAAGCTTCAAACTCTAGGCCTAGTTAAAGGTACTGTTGTTACTCTATCTGCTGAAGGCCCACAGGCTCAAGCTGCTGTAGACCACCTAGTAGCACTTATGGATACCCTTGAGTAA